DNA sequence from the Tissierella sp. MB52-C2 genome:
TCATCTGTCCAAACGGATGCCTGAACTTCCCCTATATGTTTCTTTTCTAAGAAAAACATACAAATTCTAGATTGTCCAATTCCACCACCTATAGTGTAAGGTAATTCTTCATTTAGCAATTTCTTGTGATAATCTAATTTTCTTCTTTCTTCAGCCCCTGATACTTTTAACTGCTTCTCCAGTGCCTCTTTATCTACCCTTATTCCCATACTGGATAACTCCAAAACACCTTCCGTTGCTGGATTCCAAAATATAATATCACCGTTTAAATCCCAGTCGTCGTAATCTGGTGACCTAGTTCCATGGGAAATTCCAGAAGTTAAAACTCCACCAATTTTAGATATAAATACTGCCCCATACTCCTTTACTATTGAATATTCTCTTTCTTCAGGGGTTTCACTAGGATATAAATCCTCTAATTCTTGACTAGTGATAAATTTTATATTGTCTGGTAATTTTTTTGTAAATTTTTCTGGATATAACCCATTGATATAGTTTTCAGTTTCTTTAAATACATCATATATATCCTTTACAATGTGAACTAAATAATCTGTAGTTCTATCTGATTTTTTTATTATTTTCTCCCAATCCCATTGATCCACATAGATAGAATGTATACTATCTAGGGTTTCGTCTGGTCTTATGGCATTCATATCTGCATAAAGTCCCTCATATATATTAAATTCATACCATTTTAAGGCCATTCTTTTCCATTTAGCTAGAGATTGAACTATCTCTATTCTCTCATTGTATTTTCTCATCTCAAAAGATACAGCTTTTTCTACTCCAGTCAAGTTATCATTTAATCCACTATGAGGTGTTACAAATAATGGGGCTGATACTCTAATTAGATTTAGTTTTTCAGCTAATTTTCTTTCAAAATAATCTTTTATTTGTTTTATTGCCACTTGAGTTTCTCTTTGATTTAATTCTGTCATATTTTTTCCTCCTAGTTCAAAATTCATAATAATAAATAAATGATACGTTTGACCTACCATCGATTTGCAAAAAACGCAAATCAAGTTAGATCATAAAAAAACCTTTCATCCATATAAAGGACGAAAGGTTAAATTCCGTGGTACCACCTTAGTTAGCAATAGGCTCACTTAAATAAGTACAGATTATATTACAATCGATACTTTATAGTCGATATCAGGCTATTCCCGTCTAAGTCTACTTTTTTACAATTTCGGTTAGATGCTCAAGAATGTTCTTCATTTATTAACTCGTATCGGAATTCCACCATCGCCGACTCTCTATAACTCTATCAATAAATTACTCTTTCTCTCAAAGCATTATTTTTAAATTATAAATAGTATAGCGTGGTATTTGATTAAAGTCAAGAGGAAATTTTTAAAAAATAAATTTATTTATTTAAACTAATTAAAATACTAAAGATATAACTTTTCCCAATTCTACTACCTGTCATTAAATCTTCATCCAAATTCAGCCGCAGATGTTACTATTCCAAAACTCCTGACAGTATTCTTTATACCAATTCATAAAAGATAGATTCCTATGAATCAACTATAAAAAAAATAGACACTCTGACTACCGAAAAAACATCGAATAATCAGTGTATCTATTTCTGTTGAGAATGGTCTAAAATAGCCGTTTGGCGTACCCTGAGGGAGTCGAACCCCCGACCTTC
Encoded proteins:
- the asnA gene encoding aspartate--ammonia ligase, with the protein product MTELNQRETQVAIKQIKDYFERKLAEKLNLIRVSAPLFVTPHSGLNDNLTGVEKAVSFEMRKYNERIEIVQSLAKWKRMALKWYEFNIYEGLYADMNAIRPDETLDSIHSIYVDQWDWEKIIKKSDRTTDYLVHIVKDIYDVFKETENYINGLYPEKFTKKLPDNIKFITSQELEDLYPSETPEEREYSIVKEYGAVFISKIGGVLTSGISHGTRSPDYDDWDLNGDIIFWNPATEGVLELSSMGIRVDKEALEKQLKVSGAEERRKLDYHKKLLNEELPYTIGGGIGQSRICMFFLEKKHIGEVQASVWTDEILEDCRKNNIFLL